One Methanoculleus sp. SDB genomic window, TGCCGGCTCGGGCCCCCTCACGGACTTTGACCGGATCGATCCCGATCTCGTCATCAACGCAACACCGGTCGGAATGGGTGACGGCAAGAGCGTCCTTGAAGAACACTGGCTTCGCCCGGGGATGACGGTCTTCGATCTGGTCTACACCCCGCCGGAGACTCCTCTTCTCCGGTTAGCACGCCGGCACGGGTGCCGGTGCATCGGGGGGCGGGAGATGTTCGTGGCGCAGGCATCCGCCCAGTTCCGCCTCTTCACGGGGATCCGTGCAGATCCCGGCCTTATCAGGGAAGTGATATGACAATGAACACATTCGGAAAGAACTTCCGGTGCACCACATTCGGCGAGAGTCACGGGCCGGCGCTCGGGGCTGTCGTCGACGGGTGCCCGCCCGGCATCGCATTTTCCGAAGACGATATCCGGCCGCTGCTCGACCGAAGGCGTCCCGGAACAGGCCCCCGTGTCTCTTCCCGGCAGGAGTCCGATGAGCCTCTCATCCTCTCCGGTATCTTTGACGGCGTGACAACCGGAACGCCGGTGGCAATAGTCGTCTACAACCGCGACCAGCGAAGCGGTGACTATGATGCCCTCAGGGATATCTACCGTCCGGGCCACGCGGATTTTACCTACCGGAAAAAATACGGGATTCGCGATTATCGGGGAGGTGGCCGGAGTTCAGGCAGGGAAACGGTCGCACGGGTGTGTGCCGGTGCGCTTGCAATGAAGCTTCTGGCACAGCGATCCATACTTGTACACGGGCGTGCGCATGAAATCCATGGCGCCACAACGGAAGAAGGCATGGAGGAGGAGATCCGGCAGGCACAGGGGGCGGAGGATTCCGTGGGCGGGATCATCGAAATCACCGCATCCGGGTGCCCGGCAGGACTCGGCGATCCGGTCTTCGGAAAACTCGACGCCCGCATCGCAGCAGCCATGATGAGTATCGGAGCAGTGAAGGGCGTTGAGATCGGGGACGGCTTTGCCGCCGCCCGAATGCACGGGAGCGAACACAATGATGAAATGGGACCGGGGGGGTTTCTGACAAATCACTGCGGCGGTATTCTCGGCGGAATAAGCACCGGTACCGATATCATCGTGCGCATTGCCGTCAAACCCACGCCGTCCATTGCCCGTTCCCAGCGTACCATCGACACCGAAGGGAGGGAAACCGTCATTTCGGTGACGGGGCGCCATGATCCCTGCATCGTGCCCCGGGCAATCCCGGTTGCGGAGAGCATGCTGGCACTTGTCCTTGCCGATGCCGTGCTCGAGCAGGAGAAAAACCGCATGTTTTCACAGACACGGGTACCGCGATGAACCGTCTCAGGAATGCGACCGTCTGCGCCGAGAGCTACGGCTGCACGTACAACCACGCGGATACGGAGAAACTCCTCCTGTTCGCCGAATCGCGGGGGTGCCGGCGGGTTTCCGCAGACGAGGCGGATATCATCATCATCAATACCTGCACCGTAGTGGAATCAACCGAACGCGCCATGCTCCGGCGGATCCGTGCCTGTGCCGATCGCACCTGTATTGTGACCGGATGCATGCCGCTCGTGCAGATGGAGGCAATCCGGGACGCTGCTCCGTCGGTCGGCGTGATTGTTCCCGCTGAGATCACCCGGGCGTGCGGACGCGTCGGGGCGCTTATCCAGCCCGGCATCGGGGCGCTCCAGGTCGCATCGGGGTGTCTCGGCCGGTGCTCCTACTGCATCACCCGGCATGCCCGGGGGTGCCTCGCGAGCAATCCGCCGGAAATAATCACTCTGGAGGCGGAGCGGCTCATTTCGGAAGGAGCATCGGAAATTCAGCTGACGGGTCAGGACGTATCGTCCTATGGCCGGGATATCGGGACAAATCTTCCTGGGCTTCTCGGTTTACTCTGCGACCTGCCCGGCGATTTCCGGATTCGGGTCGGCATGATGAACCCGGCAACCCTCCTCCCGGTGCTCGAGGATCTCGTTGCCGCGTTCCGGCACGAAAAGGTGTTCGGGTTTGCCCACCTCCCCGTCCAGTCGGGGTCGGATGCGGTGCTTGCCGCCATGCAACGCGGGTATCGTGCGGAGGATTTCTGCCGTATCGTTGAGATATTCCGGGCTGCACTCCCCGGCATCCGGATTTCAACCGATTTCATCGTGGGCTTTCCGACCGAAACCGATGCGGACTTTGCCGCTTCCCGCGATCTTCTGACACGGACACGGCCGACAAAGGTGAATATCACCCGGTATTCACGCCGACCCGGCACCGATGCCGGAGCGTTGCGTGATCTGCCCGAGAGGATCCGGAAGGAGCGATCACGGGCACTCACCAAAACGGCAAACTCGGTCTGTGACCGGGCGGGGGATCGGATGATCGGGCACGAACTGGACGTTTTTGTAACGGAAAAAAAAGTGCCCGGCACCTGCGTCGCGCGTGACGGTTTTTATAACAACATCGTCATCCGCGAGGATCTGCCGATCGGCAGCCGCTGCCGTGTCGCCATCACGGAGCACCGCCGCCACTACCTTATCGGGACACGCCTGCCGGCTTCCTCGCGAGCCTGACTGCCGCAGTGGAAATTCCGTATGCGACGGCTCCGATCAGGATGATCCCTGCTCCGGACGGGACGTTTGCGAGTACGGAAACCCAGATGCCCGCAAACGTAAACACAATCCCGAGGAGTGTTGCGAGTGCCATAATCCGGTGCATGCTGGTCAGATGCTGCCGTGCGATGGCTGCGGGAATTGTCAGAAGAGCGATGGTGAGGATCACGCCCACGATACGGATGAGCATGACGACCGTGAGTGCGATGAGACAGAGCAGCAGCAGATAGACGCGGTCAACAGGGATGTTCATGATAGACGCGAACTCTTCGTCGAAGGTGATTGCGAGAAACTCATTGTAGAGGAGGTACACGAGACCGATGATGACGGCATTGAGCACCACCATCAGTACAAGATCCTGTGTCGGTACGAAGAGGATATTTCCGAAGAGGTAGCTCAGGAGATCGGGTGCGTATCCGGGAGCCTGCGAAATGAACAGGACGCCCATCGCCATGCCTGTTGCCCACATGGCGGCAATCACCGTATCCTCTTCCTCTCCCTGCCTGCTGGCGATGCCGATGCCGAGCGCCGAGGCGAGGCTGAAGGCAATGGCACCGAGAAGGGGTTCGAAGCCCAGCAGGTAACCGAGACCGATGCCGCCGAATGCGGAATGTGATATCCCTCCGCTGATGAAAGAGATTTTTTTCACGACGACGTACGTGCCGATGATCCCGCAGGCGATGCTTGCAAGGAATCCTGCGATGAGGGCATGCTGGAAGAATTCATACCCGATGATCTCTATCACTGTTTCCCTCCCCCGTCATGATCGGCCAGCACGCGATGGGGAATCCCGTGGGCGATCAGCTCAATCGGGCACTGGTAGGTTTCGGCTAGCATCGATCCCGTAATCTCCCCGGAATCGTGGGTGAACAGGCGGCGGTTCAGGCAGGCAACCCGGTCGACATGTGTGGATATCGCACCGATATCATGCGACACGACCACGATCGCCATGTGTTCGTGCAGTTCCTTGAGAATACCGAAAAAATGCTCCTCAGTTCTCACATCGATATGGTTCGTCGGTTCGTCGAGGAGGAGCACTTCCGGTTCGGAAGCAAGCGCCCGTGCGAGAATTACCTTCTGCTGCTGCCCGCCGGACATGCTGTCAACCTGCCGGCCGGCGAGGTCGGCTATCCCCATCGCGTGCAGCGCGTCGATGGCAATCTCACGATCACGACGCGAATATTTACGAAACGGACCGCGTATATGGCCGAGGCGCCCCATCAGCACGATATCGAGAACGCGGACAGGAAAATTGAAGTCGAAGGTGCGGTACTGCGGTACGTACCCAATCGACATCCTGTACTCACGGGGCGCTCCGCCCTTTATCGTCACCCGTCCGCTGTCCGGCATCAGCAGACCGAGCATGACTTTAAGAAGGGTTGTCTTCCCTCCGCCGTTGGGCCCGATAATCCCGAGGAAGTCATGTTCGAAGACATCCAGGCTTACATCCTCCAGTACCGGCGTGCCGCCGTAGGCGAAACTGACATGGTCGAGAGAGATGATGGGTCTCATGAGGCACCTTCCCCCGCGAGAGTCCGCGCCAGAAAGAGCAGGGTTCCCGCATAGTCCTCTGATAGCGGATCAACGTCGACGACTGATGCATTCACCTGGCGGGCGATCGCATCGACAGGCTGCCGGGAAAACTGCGGGTTCGCCAGAATCACGTGTATCTGTTCCCGTCGGGCAAGGTCGATCACCTCGGCGATGTGCCCGGGACCCGGCTCCTTGCCTTCCTCCTCGATTGCAACCTGAACGAGCCCGTATTCCCGTGCGAAATATCCCCAGGACGGATGGAAGACGATAAATGTCCTCCCGGTAATGTGAGCGGTCAGGCTGCGTAGTTCCGCGTCAAGGGAGACGAGCTCTTTTTCGTAGTCCGAGGCATTCGTACGGAAATTTTCAGCGTATTCCGGATCGGCCCCGGCAAGGGCCTCAGCCGTTGTCCTGACCATGCGCACCGCGTTGACGGGAGACGTCCAGACATGGGGATCGTGGTCGATAAGGTCAATCCCCGCGGAGGTGTTGACGATCCGCATGGCAGGATTCGCGGCTGCAAGACGCGGCACGTAGATCTGTTCGAACGGCAGCCCTGAACCGACCATACAGTAGATGCCTGCCCGGGAGAGCGCCGTGAGCTGGTCCGCAGTGGGTTCGTAGGTCGCGGGGTTTGCCCCCGGCGGAATCAGGACAATCACCTCCGCACGGTCTCCCGCAATGGCATGGACGAATTCTGCCTGCGGCAGGATCGAGACCGCCACCACGACTCCTCCCCGGTCTCCCGGACGAGCGGTTTCCGAGAGGCAGCCGGCTGCAAGGATGATGAAAGCGAGGATGACGGCGAGGATCCGCCGGGAACCGGTATATTGCATGAAAATCACCATTCCGGTACCGGGAACGATCGTGAACACCGGATTTTTCACGATGCGCTGCCATGATATACCGCTGATCGCGTAATGTTTTTCATCAATATAAGCAATGCCTTTCCTGTCCGGGCGCCCCGCCGGTGTTTGAGAGAAAGGGAAAGGACTAATAGTGCGTAATCCCCAGATTTGAATCCTGATGCAGGGAATTAAAGGGGCCCGACACCCCCCTTACAGGAGATGACCATGGACGAAATTGAACAGGGTTTTTCTGCTATCGTGGAAAAAATTGAAAAGCTCAAAAAGGATGGAACAGCACTCGCCGCTGATGTAAAGAAGAACGATGCGGCGCTCCTTGGACGGATGGCCGAAATTGCCTCGCCTCTCATCCCTGAAATCGGGCTAAGTATGCTGGTTCGGGGGAAACAGGACGGAAAGGGAGAAATTTATGATGCCGAGTACATGAGCGAAAAGATGATCATGCTCGGCAAGACCGATCCCATCGACTTCAGGCCGGATGACCCGAAGAAGCGCGTCGAGAGCCAGTACTGCATTCTATCGGAGAAGGGGAAATTTTTTGAACTGATGTACAGTTCCGATAATTTCATCATCGACAGTTACCTCGGCCCCCTGAGCACCGAAGACGTACTCGAACTCTACGGGTATGACGTCATGTATCTCCTGTACCGGGCGCTGCATGACTTCCTGAAAAAGCAGGACGAGCTCGTAAAAGCGCTCGAAATCACGCTCGAGTTCGTATTCAATCAACCGGAAAACCGGTAAAATCTGTTTTTTTCCGGAAAAACCGGATTATTCCTTTTTCCACTCGAACATCGGAAACATGGGTTTTAAAAGATCTTCTTCTTTGTCAACCGGGTGGAGTGCCGAGAGCGGTTTTGTCTCCGAAAAACTGCGGCCGTTCGGGCTTCGGTAGGTGATTGCCGCCTTCGCTTCCCCGATCATGGAAGGGAGGGCGAACTCATAGGACTCTCCCGGGGGCAGCGGCGGGACATCAAACTCGATGTTCAGCGGCACAAGCGCAACATGCATGTCCCGTGCTTCGGCGTCGCCCCTGTTCCTGACGACGACAGCCTTTGCATCTTCCCGGAGAAAGCAGGTAACCTCGGGCCGTGCTGCCAGCTTTCCGCCCGATTCGAGGATGGCGAGGCTCATGATGAGTGCCACGGCAATCAGCATGACGATCCCTGCATAAAATACTCCTTCGGTGAGCAGAAGCAGTGGGATAGAAATGATTATGGCAAGGATGAGCACGATCTTCTGGTTTTTCTGCATGTACAGAGATTGGAGTATGGGCATATAAGCATTAAGAAAAACAGAGAAAGTGGGCCCGATGCGATTCGAACGCACGACCTCCCGGTTATCAGCCGGGTGCACCACCAGCTATGCTACGGGCCCTGTGAATCACCCTGATTACCTTACTAAATAACCATTCCGGGTTTTTATAGGTTGTGCATTGTCTTCGGACCAGCACATTAAAAAGGTTTATTGGGGTACTACTTGGTGAATTGTATGGTTACGCGGTACATGCTCGGAAACGAGGCGATTGCGCATGCCTGCCTCGAGGCGAACATCGATTTTGCGAGTGGCTATCCCGGGACCCCGTCTTCTGAGGTCATCGATATTCTCAGGACACAGGAGGAGCGTCCCTTTTATATCGAGTGGTCGGTGAACGAAAAAGTCGCCTATGAAAACGCACTGGCCGCCGCATGGTGCGGCCAGCGTTCCCTGGTGACGATGAAGCACGTGGGCCTCAATGTGGCGGCCGATCCGCTGATGACAAGCGCCTATACGGGGGTTGTCGGCGGTTTCGTGGTGATGAGTGCGGACGATCCCTTCGCCCACAGTTCCCAGAACGAACAGGACAGCCGGTGTTATGCGCGGTTTGCCCGGATACCCTGCCTTGATCCCTCCACCATACAGGAGGCGCACGACATGATCCGCGACGGATTCGCCCTTTCCGAGGAATTCGGCCTCCCCGTGCTGTTCCGGCCCACGACGCGGATATGCCACTCAAAAAGTGATGTCTCTATCGGCGATCCCGGGACAGAGCACCGCACAGGAGTATTTACGAAAAATCCCGCACAATACGTTGTCATTCCCGCCCATACCCGTGTGCTCCATAAAAAGCTGAACGAAAAACAGCCCGCACTGGCACGGCGGCTTGTTGATCTCGGGTATAACCGCGGCTGGGTTAAAGGGAAAACCGCGGTGATTGCCGGTGGCATTGCCATATCCTACGTGGAGGAGACGATCCCCGGTGACGTGTCGCTCGCAAAGATCGGGGCGTACCCGATCGACGAAGAATGGCTCGAAACTTTCGTAAGGCAGCACGACACCGTCATTGTGATCGAGGAAGGAGCACCCGTCATCGAAGAGATCGTACGGCAGGTGGCCGGCACGGTCACGGTCCTTGGCAAGAAGAACGGGTATGCCCCTCTGGAGGGCGAACTGAGCCCGCGTACCTCTGAGGCGATTCTGGAGAAAGCCGGGGTGCTGTCGTTTTCACCGTATCCGGATACCGAAGCTGCCGGGGGGGTTCCGCCGCGCCCGCCCATACTTTGTGCCGGCTGCATGCACCGGGCGGCATTCTATGCAATGAAAAAAGTTTATCGTGATGCGGTCTATCCCAGCGATATCGGTTGTTACACGCTGGGGATCCAGCTCGGTACGGTGGACACAACGATCTGCATGGGTGCCTCGATCACGGTGGCGAGCGGAATGGCCCAGTCGGGTGAGGCGCGCGACATCATCTGTTCAATCGGTGACTCCACGTTTCTCCACACCGGGATCCCCGGCCTTCTGAATGCGGTCTACAACGGCGCCGATATTACGGTCATGATCCTCGACAACCGCATCACCGCGATGACCGGCCACCAGCCGAATCCCACGAGCGGTTGCACCGCATGCGGAAACCCGGCGCCGCAGGTCTCTCTCGAAGCGATCTGCCGGTCCTGCGGGGTTCCGTTTGTGGAAACCGTCGACCCGTTCGATCTGACCGGGACGCTCGAGGTGCTGAAGGCGGCACGCCAGCGTGACGGGGTCAGGGTCATAATTGCGAAGCAGCCCTGCGTCATCACCGCACGCCGGGCGGGTGTCAGGCGGAAGCGGTATGTCGTCGACACCGAGGCCTGCACCGGCTGCCGGGCCTGTGTCAGGTTCGGCTGCCCGGCAATCGAATTTTCCGGGGACGTGGCATCCATCACCGATCTCTGTAGCGGCTGCAGCGTCTGCGCCCAGATATGTCCTGTCGGTGCGATACGAATGGAGGGACGGACATGAACGAGAGTTTTGACGTGCTGATCGTCGGCGTCGGCGGTCAGGGAACGATCCTCGCGTCCAACGTGCTGGGCGAAGCGTGCCTCATCGAAGAGCGCCACGTGATGAGTGCGGAGACCCATGGGATGGCGCAACGAGGCGGTTCGGTTGAGAGCCATGTACGCATCGACGGTATATTCGGACCCCTCATCTCCCCCGGAACGGCGGATCTCATCATTGCGTTCGACATGCTCGAAGCGCTCCGGTACCGCCATTTCCTGAAAGAGGACGGACGGATGATCGTGAATTCCGCAGTTGTCATTCCGACATCGGCATTCCAGAAGGATCTGCCGGTCCCGTCTCACGACGAAATTCTCACCCGGCTCGGAACGCCGGTACCCTGCGTCATCGATGCGGCGGGCATCGCGCTCGAAGCCGGGAGCATCCTTGCCCAGAACATCGTCATGCTGGGGGCGGCATCGCATTACCTACCGCTCCTTCCCGACTCCCTCACCCGGGCCGTGCGTGCCCTCGTGCCCCCGAAAACCGTTGAGATCAATGTCCGGGCGTTTGACATGGGGCGTGACGCGGCCCGCGGCTGCGGGACCTGATCCTCCCCTTCTTTTTCATACGGCCTTCAGAGCCCTTTCATCGAAAGGCAATCCCCGGCAGTGGGATTCGGGTGGTGCGCAGCGATATGGCAATAATCCCGCTGTACACCGTGCTTATTTCACAACAGTTTTGATTCTTAACATCAAGAGTCGAATTGGTGACGTGATGCAACGATACCGGAGTTTTTCGAGCGGGACGGTGCTGCTTGCCAGCATCGCCTGCTGTGCCGCCCTTTTGCTGTTTGTTTCCGGCTGCTGCCTTCTGGCGGCACCGGGCCCCGCCCCCGCAAAGACCGTGTCCGCCGACCAGCCGCGGGAAGCGACCTGGGTGGAAGCGACTGCCGCCGCGACCGCCGATCCCTGCGTACCGCAACCGACGGATGCTGTCCCGGCAGGATACGAGGTCGAGACCGGTATTGCGAAGGATCCGATAACGGGCGAGATCACCGTGAAGGTCAACGGCGGCAAAGGTCTTTCCCTGCTACAGAGCATGGAGGTCAGAGTTGTGCACCCGGACAGCTCTGATGAATGCAAAGTAATCAATCAGCCGAAAGTAAACGATGAGGTGACAATCCCGGGAACGAAGGACGGCAGTGACCGTGTCGTGATCGAGAAGACCTACAGCAACGGCGCGATTTATATCACCGATGACGCTCTCATCGCCGGTCGCGAGCTCCGTACCGGTGGGCAGGGCGGCGGCGGTGGTGGCGGCTGTTAATACTCCTGTTATTTTCAGTCCGGTTTCAAAGCCATCCTTCTTTTTCCGGGTTCCTCCACCCATCGATACGGGCATCTGCTCCGGCGACGAACGCCAGCAGGAATCCCGCCTGTCCGATTCCGTAGAGAAATCCGGTGACAATGCGGATGAGCGCCGTGCTTTCATAGGGGGTTGCCAGCTGCATCGTGCCGTCGATGACCATCGGCAGGCCGAGGCAGATGCCGGTCGCGATGACCAGAAGCCGCGGATTGCGCGTTTTCGGAAGAAAGCCTCCCGCATATGCAAAAAATCCCCGCCGGGGACGAACGACAAGCGCCGCCCCGGCCAGAGCCGTCATCCCGAGCAGGATCCCGAAACAGCGTTCGCAGAGTGGCATCGGAATGCCTGCGAGTGCATAGGAGCGCTCCGGCATCTGGTGGCAGAGAAGTCCGGCCGCTTCATAGACGGTGGCCACAGCCGGACTATCCCGGGCGCCATCGGATCCCCCTCCCGCCGCAGCCATGTGCGGTGCGATGACCACTACGGCAAGCGCTGCGAGACAGACGGTGGCAAGCACGGCGGCGAACACGTCGGTGGCCGTCTGTGCGCCGGAGAACCTGTCCTTTTTAACCATGCGAACACTCCGAAAACAGAAACGCTGAGGGGGAGATTTGAACTCCCGAGGGGCCAACGCCCCACGGGCTTTCCAGGCCCGCGCCCTACCGGACTAGACTACCTCAGCACACAGGGATGTCCGTTCGCCCTGCAGTCTTACCTATTTGTGCGGCATTTTTTTAATGCTATGCTTTTTTAGACGGAGCATCGTCTGCGTGGGGCTTTGACGTCCAGCCTTTCGGATAGGTGCCGGGCTGCATGAACACGGTCTCGGGTGCGACGACAAGACCGGGAGACCCCGGGGCAATGGACGAGGAAGGAACAAGCGCCCGCCCGAGGCAGACGAGCTCGCCCTTTTTTGTCAGGACAGCAACCCGGTCTCCCGCATCACATGCCGTTACCGAGAGGACCCCGACTCCGGCGAGCACCGCACCGTGGCAGACCGCATCGACTGCCGTGTCCCGGATGACCACCTGCGGCGCATCCCCCACCGCCCGATCGGGAGGAATGATAAGGTCGTCGAGCGCCCGCGGATCCCCTGCTTCGGCTTTGCTGCAGGCATCGGCCAGATCATGGAGGGTGCAGGCATCCGATTCCGTAAACAGCCCGGACTTCGTGCGGCGGAGTTCCTGCATATGCGCACCCGTGCCGAGCGCCAACCCCATGTGGTGGCAGAGCGACCGGATATAGGTTCCCGCGTCGCATTCGACACGGAAGAGGACCAGTCTCCCGAGAACATCGAGAATCTCTATCGCATGCACCGCACGGATACGCAGTGCACGGCGGACGGCGCTCCGGCGGGGCGGGCGCTGGTAGAGCCTGCCCGTGAAATTCCGGGCGACGTTCCGGATCGCCGCCTCGTCCGCATCTGCATGAAGCCGCATGAGACAGACATACTCCTTGTGATGCCTGAGGAGAAGCGGTGCGAGGCGCACGGCCTTTCCGAGCATCACGACGAGCACTCCCGAGACCATCGGATCCAGGGTGCCCGAGTGGCCCGCAGGCCTCCCGGTAAGGTCCCGCACCCATGCGGTCACCTGGTGGCTCGAAGGCCCGCGGGGCTTGTCAATAATGATAATCCCGTTCCGCTGCCCCGTGCCTGCAGCCGGTTCCGCCGACTCGCCCCCGGGTGCCGTCATCGGGGCGTTCCCTCTCCTGTATTTGCCAGATGCCGGTTCAGCGCCGCAAGCGTACCTGCGAGCGATCCGTCGCCGACGACCTGCGGGGGTACGTCTCCCGCCGTCATCGCCGCCGCCGTGACCTCCCCGATTGCGATGGCCATGAGATCAGCCCGGGGTGTCCATATCGCATCCGTAAACGAGCGTGCGCTCGTGAAGATAATTGCATCCGCATCATCGGTACGGAGCGTCTCACCGGTCGGGGCAAGGCCGTATACGCGGACTTCGCCGGGCACTCCGCCGCGATCCCGGATTGCATCGAGCAGGGGTTCGTTCGGGACATCGGCACGGGGAATCCCTATCTCCTTTCCTGCCAGCCACTCGCCGAGATAGGGTGCGAAGTCGCGCGAATAGAAGGAGGGAAGCGTTTCGCACTCGATCCCGAAGCCCTGCAGCGCCGCTGCCGTTGTGGGGCCGATTGCTATCACGCGGGGCCACCGGGTAAGAAGCGGGCCTATCAGCCGTGCCGGAAGGGCGCTCGTGAAGAACAGGGCATCGAATTCGCCCCGGTTTACCCTGTCCGCAAACGCCAGAATTCTGTCCCTGTACACATCCGCACGAATCGGGGACACCGGATAGCAGTCGTGCCCGTACCCCCGGCAGAGTGCCCGGTCGCCGTCGCCCTTTTCTTTCAGGCGGGTGATTGCGATCTTCATTGTCAACTGTACTCTCCCTCCGGCGATATACCTGTATCTGTTCCGGATGGTTTATCGTGCATTCCGGGTAAAATCACATTCTGACGCATGCTTGGGATTCTCGCCGGTACAGCGGTCGGCATCGGGCTCGGGGCGGCAAGCGGCCTGACGCCCGGGGTTCACGCAAACACGATGGCAGGCTTTCTCCTCGCCGTGCAGGGGCTTCTTCTGCCGCTGTTCGGCCCGGAAACCGTCGCTGTTGCGATGTTTGCCGCTCTCGTCACCCATACGTTCCTCGATATCATCCCGAGCACATTTTTGGGGATTCCCGATCCCGACACGGCGCTTTCGGTGCTGCCCGCCCACGCGTTCTGCCTCGCGGGGAAGGGTGAAGAGGCGGTGCGCATTTCCGCTCTCGGCAGCGCATACGCGTCCCTGCTTGCACTCCCGCTTTCTCTGGTCTTTATCCTGCTGCTGCCGTCGGTACAGCCGATCATCGACTGGGGGATTGGGCTTGTACTCCTTCTGGCCGGCGGACTCCTCATCGTATACTCGGACAGCCCCTCGTGGTCCCTTGCGGTATTTCTGGTCTCAGGCGCCCTCGGTGTGTTTTCCTTTCACTATGCATTCCTCGGATGGCATACCGCCGGAATGTCGTCCGTTCTCATGCCGCTCCTGTCCGGGCTTTTCGGGATATCCGTGCTCCTGTCCGCATCGCACGGAATGATACCGGAGCAGCACTGGGATGGGCACTCCTGGAGTATGCGGACCATCGTACGCCATACCGGCATCGGCGCCGTCGCCGGAGCGTGCGTCGGATGGCTGCCCGGCCTTTCGAACGCGACGGCGAACGCAGTCCTGCAGTCCGCCGTCTCTTCGGACCACGATCCGGGAGGCTATATCATCGCGACAAGCGCGGCAAATACGGCAAACGCTTTTCTCTCCCTTGCCGCCCTGTTTGCGCTTTCCCGCATGAGAAACGGCGTGATGGCCGCACTCGCGTCGCAGGATCTTCCCGGCATCGACGTACTTCTGCTTGGCGGGATGATGGCGGCGCTGTGCGGCTATATGCTCACGGTCCGGCTCTCCCGGCTTGCACGTAAATTCAACGGCATTCCCGTGCGCCGTCTCAGCACGCTGGTCATCGTCCTCGTCATCGTCCTCACCGTCGTCCTGTGCGGACCGTTCGGGCTCTGTATTCTTGCCCTCGCCACCGCCGTCGGGTCGGTGCCGCCTCTCGTCAACGTCCGGAGAGTCGCCTGCATGGGTGCCGTAATGATCCCCGTCATGCTCTATTCGTTCGGATTTCCCGTCTGATGCTTCAGGCAAGGATTCCGAAAAGCCAGACCATATAGGTTGCGTATCCCAGAAGGAGCAGCACCGCCCAGTACCGGGTGAAGCGGTCCGTTGCGGCAAACAGCGGGACCGTTGCCAGAGAAAGA contains:
- a CDS encoding uroporphyrinogen-III synthase; this translates as MKIAITRLKEKGDGDRALCRGYGHDCYPVSPIRADVYRDRILAFADRVNRGEFDALFFTSALPARLIGPLLTRWPRVIAIGPTTAAALQGFGIECETLPSFYSRDFAPYLGEWLAGKEIGIPRADVPNEPLLDAIRDRGGVPGEVRVYGLAPTGETLRTDDADAIIFTSARSFTDAIWTPRADLMAIAIGEVTAAAMTAGDVPPQVVGDGSLAGTLAALNRHLANTGEGTPR